The Anomaloglossus baeobatrachus isolate aAnoBae1 chromosome 10, aAnoBae1.hap1, whole genome shotgun sequence genome has a segment encoding these proteins:
- the GINS2 gene encoding DNA replication complex GINS protein PSF2 isoform X2 has protein sequence MAINLKQRQKCRIVPPEWMDVEKLEEMRDTERREDTFTPMPNPHYMELTKLLLNHASDNIPKADEIRTLVKDTWDTRIAKLRLSADSFVREQEAHAKLDNLTLMEINTIGTFLTESLNYMYKLRTSLRSSEDGQSQEY, from the exons ATGGCCATCAACCTGAAGCAGCGGCAGAAATGTCGCATCGTTCCTCCGGAGTGGATGGATGTTG AGAAGCTGGAAGAAATGCGGGACACTGAGCGGAGGGAGGACACCTTCACACCCATGCCCAATCCCCATTACATGGAGCTTACCAAGCTACTGCTAAACCA CGCCTCCGACAACATCCCGAAGGCTGATGAGATCCGCACGCTTGTGAAGGACACGTGGGACACTCGCATCGCCAAGCTCCGGTTGTCAGCGGACAGCTTTGTGCGGGAGCAGGAGGCCCACGCCAAG CTGGATAACCTGACGCTGATGGAAATTAACACCATTGGAACTTTTCTCACCGAGTCCCTAAACTACATGTATAAACTGCGGACCAGCCTGCGGTCCTCGGAGGATGGACAGTCCCAGGAATACTAG
- the GINS2 gene encoding DNA replication complex GINS protein PSF2 isoform X1, producing the protein MDPSEGGISGRKGNGDDYPQLQLDKVYMIGGDIGPFNPGLPVQVPLWMAINLKQRQKCRIVPPEWMDVEKLEEMRDTERREDTFTPMPNPHYMELTKLLLNHASDNIPKADEIRTLVKDTWDTRIAKLRLSADSFVREQEAHAKLDNLTLMEINTIGTFLTESLNYMYKLRTSLRSSEDGQSQEY; encoded by the exons ATGGACCCGTCTGAGGGTGGAATTTCTGGCAGAAAaggaaatggtgacgattatccccaACTTCAGCTGGACAAGGTGTATATGATCGGG GGCGATATCGGCCCCTTTAACCCcggccttcctgtgcaggtgcctcTGTGGATGGCCATCAACCTGAAGCAGCGGCAGAAATGTCGCATCGTTCCTCCGGAGTGGATGGATGTTG AGAAGCTGGAAGAAATGCGGGACACTGAGCGGAGGGAGGACACCTTCACACCCATGCCCAATCCCCATTACATGGAGCTTACCAAGCTACTGCTAAACCA CGCCTCCGACAACATCCCGAAGGCTGATGAGATCCGCACGCTTGTGAAGGACACGTGGGACACTCGCATCGCCAAGCTCCGGTTGTCAGCGGACAGCTTTGTGCGGGAGCAGGAGGCCCACGCCAAG CTGGATAACCTGACGCTGATGGAAATTAACACCATTGGAACTTTTCTCACCGAGTCCCTAAACTACATGTATAAACTGCGGACCAGCCTGCGGTCCTCGGAGGATGGACAGTCCCAGGAATACTAG